The region CGATCGCGAAGATCAGGAAAGCTTGCACGATGTCTCCGGAGGTGTGCGGAGGCAGAAGAGGTCAGGCAGCGGTAAAAGCGGGCCTACCGCGTGAGCCGACACCCTGCGGAGGTGACGCGGCGCAAGTCGACGTGGAGGCGCTGCACCAGCAGCCGCCACTGATCACCAGGCGTCATACGGAATAGTCAAACAGATCACCCGAATGAGCGGCACGTGTTCTCATAGAGCGGGACGGCTCAGCGCGGACGCGAACACCTAGAGTGATCAATAGGGTGTGAACTGTGCCCTTTTTACCAGTCAATCGGGTTAACCCTTGCAGGTGCCGATAACCCTCAGCTACCTTCGCTCCTCGTACGTCACGGTTCGGTCTCGGTAATGCCTCGCTCCCCCGAGAGGTGTTCCCCGCGCTCCCCCGGCGGGCGACGACCGGATCTCCCCGAGACGGAAGGTGGAGATGGGCAAGCACCGCAAGGAGGGCGGCCATACCCCGAAGGCCGCCCTCCCGCTCCGGAACAAGGTCGTCGCGGCGGTCGTCGCCGGTGGTGCCTTCGCCGCAGTCGGACAGCCGCTGGCCGCCAACGCCGAACCCCAGTCCGGGCGCGCCGTGCAGCCGGTGGCCGGAAACGAGGACCTGAGCCTGGCCGTGACCGGCACGGCCAAGAGCCCGGCGGCGGTTCGGCTGCTCGCGGCCGAGGTCGAGACCAACTCGCTGGCCGAGTCGCAGAAGCTTGACAAGAGCAAGGCGATCGAGCAGGCCCGCGAAGCGGCCGAGGCCCAGGCTCGCGCGGAGGCCGAGCGGGCCGCCGAGGCCAAGCGCGCGGCGGAGGAGCAGGAGAAGCGGGCGAACGGCTTCGTCAAGCCCGCCGAGGGCACCTTCACCTCGGGCTTCGGTGCCCGCTGGGGCACCAGCCACCTCGGCATCGACATCGCCAACAACATCGGTACCCCGATCCGCGCCGTGGCCGCAGGCACGATCATCGACGCCGGACCGGCCAGCGGCTTCGGCCTGTGGATCCGGGTACAGCACAACGACGGCACGATCACCGTCTACGGCCACATCAACACGATCGACGTCAGCGTCGGCGAGCAGGTCGGGGCTGGCGACAAGATCGCGACGATGGGCAACCGCGGCCAGTCCACCGGACCGCACCTGCACTTCGAGGTGATCCAGGACGGCGTCAAGATCAACCCGTTGCCGTGGCTACAGGCGCGCGGCATCTCGGTGTAGTAAGCGCGCCAACCCCCGAAGCTGCCGCCCGGGACCTGCAACCCCCGACAGGTCCCGGGCGGCTCTCTCCGCTACTGCTCGCTCATCGTCTGCGCGGGTCGGTCTTCCTCCAGGCGCTGGCGCAGCCAGCCGAGGGTGCGGGCGAGCAGCCGGGACACGTGCATCTGGGAGATGCCGATCTGCTCGGCGATCTGGGTCTGGGTCATGCCGCGGAAAAACCGCATCACCAGGATGCGGCGCTCCCGGTCCGGCAACTCATCGAGCAGCGGCCGCACCATCTCCCGGTTCTCGACCTCGACCAGCTCGGCGTCATCGGAGCCGATGGCATCGCCGAGCGGGATCTCGTCGGTGTCGGTGAGCAGTTCGTCGAGCGAGGCACTGCGATAGGCGTTGCCCGCCTCCAGGCCGCGGTAGACATCATCGGTGCTGATCCCCAGATGCTTGGCCAGCTCGCTCGGCGTCGGCGCCCGACCCAATTCCTGCGACAGCCGGGCGATCGCCGCCGATACCGACAGGTGCAGTTCTTGCAGGCGGCGCGGCATCCGCACCGCCCAACCGGTGTCCCGGAAGTGCCTGCGCACCTCGCCCATGATCGTCGGCACCGCGTAGGACAGAAAATCCACGCCGCGCTCCGGGTCGAACCGGTCCACCGCGTTGATCAGCCCCAGCGTCGCGACCTGGGTCAGGTCTTCCTGCGATTCGCCGCGGTGGCTGAAGCGGCGGGCGATGTGCTCGGCCACCGGCAGGTGCTCGGTGACCAGGGTCTCGCGGAGTTCGGAATGGCGCGGATCCTGCTTGTTCAACTTCGCAAGCTCACCGAACAGCGGCGCCAGCCGGTCGTAGCGCTCGTTGCGCGAATGCGTCGTCGGCTTGGAATCCGCTCGTTTCACACGTGGGCCGTCCGTCCCTTGGTCAACTCGATCCGCACCAGGTGGCTGCCGTTAGTAGCAGCATCCGACTCGACCGAGGTTGACACAACGTCGGCCAATGCGCTGAGCACACGCCAGCTGAAGGTGTCCTTGCGCGGGCCGAACGCATCGTCGCTGAGCACCTCCGCGGTGACCGACAGCCGGTCGTCGCCGGTGCGGAACCGGCAGACCAGGGTCGCCTCCGGCGCGGCCAGCCGGACCAGCGACGAGCACGCCTCGTCGACGGCCAGTCGCAGGTCGGCGATCGAGTCGACGTCGTAATCGGCGCGCATCGCGAGGTCGCCGACCACCGCCCGCATCACAGCCAGCTGGGCTGGTTCGGCCGCGATGCGGACCTCGACCAGATTCGCCGCGGCTGTCTCCGGCTCGACGTGCGCGAGCTCGCGTTCCACGCTCATCCCGGGCCGCCTCCTCTCGGTC is a window of Saccharopolyspora phatthalungensis DNA encoding:
- a CDS encoding putative leader peptide; amino-acid sequence: MTPGDQWRLLVQRLHVDLRRVTSAGCRLTR
- a CDS encoding M23 family metallopeptidase; the encoded protein is MGKHRKEGGHTPKAALPLRNKVVAAVVAGGAFAAVGQPLAANAEPQSGRAVQPVAGNEDLSLAVTGTAKSPAAVRLLAAEVETNSLAESQKLDKSKAIEQAREAAEAQARAEAERAAEAKRAAEEQEKRANGFVKPAEGTFTSGFGARWGTSHLGIDIANNIGTPIRAVAAGTIIDAGPASGFGLWIRVQHNDGTITVYGHINTIDVSVGEQVGAGDKIATMGNRGQSTGPHLHFEVIQDGVKINPLPWLQARGISV
- a CDS encoding RNA polymerase sigma factor SigF; the protein is MKRADSKPTTHSRNERYDRLAPLFGELAKLNKQDPRHSELRETLVTEHLPVAEHIARRFSHRGESQEDLTQVATLGLINAVDRFDPERGVDFLSYAVPTIMGEVRRHFRDTGWAVRMPRRLQELHLSVSAAIARLSQELGRAPTPSELAKHLGISTDDVYRGLEAGNAYRSASLDELLTDTDEIPLGDAIGSDDAELVEVENREMVRPLLDELPDRERRILVMRFFRGMTQTQIAEQIGISQMHVSRLLARTLGWLRQRLEEDRPAQTMSEQ
- a CDS encoding ATP-binding protein, which encodes MSVERELAHVEPETAAANLVEVRIAAEPAQLAVMRAVVGDLAMRADYDVDSIADLRLAVDEACSSLVRLAAPEATLVCRFRTGDDRLSVTAEVLSDDAFGPRKDTFSWRVLSALADVVSTSVESDAATNGSHLVRIELTKGRTAHV